In the genome of Deltaproteobacteria bacterium, the window CGCATCGCTCGTCGTCGAGCGAATGGCTTACGGTCTGTGTCGCATCGCCGCCGAAATGCCCGATCCGACGGGGGCACTGGAGCGGCTCGAACGCTGGCTGAATCAACAAAACGCGATGGCCACGCAGCTTTCGATGCTGGCCGACGATGAACAGATGGCCCGCGTGCTGCTCGGCCTCCTGGGACGAGGATCGTATCTGGCCGATCTGCTGATCGACCACCCGGAAGGTTTCGTTCCGATGTTCGTCGCGCAGGACGTTTCGGGCGGCCCCGAGCAGGTCGAACGCGCGCTGATCGAAGCTTCCGAGCGCGACGACCCCCGTGAAGCCCTCGCGGAGCTTCGCCGCACCAAGACGACGCTCGAACTTCAGATCGCGCTCGAGGAACTCTATCGCCCACAGGAGCCCGAAGGGGCGTGGGCGCTGGGGCGGGGACTCGCGACCGGCGCCCTCAAGGCGGTGGCCTCGATCTGCGCGCGGGCGATGGGGATCGAAGCCGACGATCTGGGGATCCTGATGCTCGGCAGCGTGGGCAACGGCGAACCGGTCATGAATTCCGATCTGGATCTTGTCTTCGTGCATGACGACATGGAGCGGGCGTCCCCCGCGACGCGCCTGGCCCAGCGTGTCCTCAAGGAACTCGACGTGAAGTCGCCCCAGGGATTCCTGTTCCGCACGGATCTGCGTCTTCGACCCTTCGGCACGCAGGGCGTGCTTGTCAGTTCCGTCGTTGCCGCGCGCAAGTTCTATTGCGATGCGGCGCCCGTCACCACGCGCTTCGCGCTGCTACGACTGCGCGCCGTGTGCGGTACGCCCGCGACCACGTTCATGAATGCGTGGGCTGAGACCGTCTACGAACGCGGGTGGACGACGGAGGATCAGGCGGAACTCGCCGGCGTCCGCGCGCGGATTCATGCGCAGGTTCCGTCCGGCCGACGTGACGTGAAGAACGAGCCGGGAACGCTTTCCGACATCGAGTTTTTCGTCGCGCGCGAGCAACTTCGGCGCGGCGGCGACGAGCGCGTGCGAATCGTCAACACGCGCGCCGCCCTCGCCGCGCTGCACGACGCCGGAGCGATTTCGTCGGACGATTACAGAGCGCTCGGCGAAGCGCTGCGGTGGTACAAGCGCCTCTCCAGCCACCTGCGCATCATCTTCCCCCGCCCTGTGAGCGAGTGGCCGGAAAAGCCCGCGGAGTTGCGGGTGCTGGCGCGCATGATGGGGATGAAGACCGCCCAGGATCTCGCGACCGCTTACGAAGACACTCGCCGGGCTGTCCTCGCCGTGGTGGATTCCACCCTGGGGAACGCCGCGACCTGATCGCGAGTTACGCGGCCGGCTCCTTCGGCGGTTCGAACTCCGGCGAATTGCGGTGCCGGAAGTATTCGACGACGGCCGGAATCACCGAGATCACGATGATCGCGACGATGACGTAGTGGAAGTTGCGCTTGATGTAAGGCATGTTGCCGAAGAAGTATCCGGCCGCCGTGAATGACACGACCCACGCGATCCCACCACCGAAGTTGAACATCGCGAACCGCGGATAGGTCATCTTGCCGATGCCCGCGACGAATGGCGCGAAGGTGCGAATGATCGGGATGAAACGCGCGAGCACGATCGTCTTTCCGCCGTGGTGCTCGTAGAAACGCTGCGCTCGCCACAGGTGCTTCTTGTTCAGAAAAATCGAATCGTCCCGATGAAACACCTTTGGGCCGATCCGGTAACCCGCCGCGAAGTTGACCGCATCGCCGACGATGGCGGCGACACAAAGAAGGAGAATGAGCCAGTGCAGTTCGAGCGGCGACGTGGGCCGCGCGGCGAGCGCGCCCGCCGTGAAAAGCAGCGAATCGCCCGGCAGGAACGGCGTGACGACGAGCCCCGTTTCGCAAAAGACGATCGTGAAGAGGATCGCGTAGATCCACAGGCCGTAGAGATTCATCCACGCGTCGAGGTGCGTGTCAAGGTGGAAGAAAAGATCGAGCGCCTGACGAATGAGTTCCACGAAACCTCCCGCGCCGTCACCTGAAGCCCGGCGGTCAAGCCGGGGAGTTTCCCGATCAAGGCACGGACTGTCAAGTTCCGCGAGGAATCTTGGACGAAGCGGGGAAGATGTCCGGGGCATCAGCGGGAGTAGATGTCCGGTTTTCCGGCGGGGTGGTTTAGAGGTGTGGGATGCAACACCACAGCACCCTGGCCCGGGAGGCCCAAGCGATGACGAGGCGCGAGGTCATTCAGACGGCGATGGAGGTTTGCCGTCTGAAGCGGGAGGTGTATCCGGATTTTCCGGTTCGCCATTTTCACGAGTTCGCGGTTCGGGAGCACGGTCTGAAGTTGGGCTGCACATGGACGCTGATCGTGCTTCAACAACACGGCTCGGCCCAGAAGGCTCCGCGCCGGGGCCAATACCGCCGCAAGGGACGGCTTCCGCAGGAGCTTCGGCCGGCGGGGATTCGGGATTACGTGGCGGCGAACGAGTACCTGGAACGCCGTTTCGTTCCGGATTTCAACCGTCGCTTCACGGTGGAACCGGCGCAACCCGAAAGCGCGTTTGTCCGAATGGCCGGGCTGGATCTGAGCCTGCTGCTGTCCGTCCGGCACGAGCGAAAGGTCCGCGCGGACAACACCGTGCTCTTCGAGAACCGGACGCAGCAACTGCCGTCGTCGCCGCGGCGCACGCACTTCGCCCGCTGCCCCGTGATCGTCCATGAAATGGTCGACCGCCGTTTGGCGGTCAGCTGCCGGCGACGCCTGGTCGCGCGCTTCGATCGCGATGGAGAAGGATTCGGACGCCCTTGAGGC includes:
- a CDS encoding DedA family protein — protein: MELIRQALDLFFHLDTHLDAWMNLYGLWIYAILFTIVFCETGLVVTPFLPGDSLLFTAGALAARPTSPLELHWLILLLCVAAIVGDAVNFAAGYRIGPKVFHRDDSIFLNKKHLWRAQRFYEHHGGKTIVLARFIPIIRTFAPFVAGIGKMTYPRFAMFNFGGGIAWVVSFTAAGYFFGNMPYIKRNFHYVIVAIIVISVIPAVVEYFRHRNSPEFEPPKEPAA